Proteins encoded together in one Microcaecilia unicolor chromosome 3, aMicUni1.1, whole genome shotgun sequence window:
- the LOC115464279 gene encoding ankyrin repeat domain-containing protein 63-like — MLSESATEDRSGAQALLDAMTKEQEHLARFILDAADGRIVNARTERAGTPLIAAVQLPAPGARATFLKLLLERGARVNCQDATGRTALSHACERGHLDAVESLVRHGADPELSDTWGNTALLYAAAAGHAPVLRFLVRAFKRLGLQLDRPNRVGNSALEVARHLGHRECMLALSGKGSESSEESGSPAGQEEVPCNGSTPRSLVLRRRFESMDSIEEEGATNRDNTCGPSDSPGSVFSGVPIPRLRRRSWSVQYGSRGRGFLTPLAAPSAGSPLRVLLTPLTSQPAKDAAVLNRFQDAFNQKRSSLPSVPCVLSPPPTPPAKLLPAARKSRSPPAALAILGSKLLRRFTFPEFKKPPEAGPRAMVRSETFPLSTHQPQVDSKPSTDSISSVKCEFDFQLQSST; from the coding sequence ATGTTGTCGGAAAGCGCAACCGAGGACCGAAGCGGAGCCCAAGCCCTGCTGGACGCCATGACTAAGGAACAGGAGCACCTGGCTCGCTTTATCCTAGACGCCGCGGACGGGCGCATCGTGAACGCCCGAACAGAACGCGCAGGCACGCCGCTCATCGCTGCCGTACAGCTGCCGGCGCCAGGGGCGCGCGCTACCTTTCTGAAGCTGCTGCTGGAGCGCGGCGCGCGCGTGAACTGCCAGGACGCGACGGGGCGCACGGCGCTGAGTCACGCGTGCGAGCGTGGCCACCTGGATGCCGTGGAGTCGCTGGTGCGCCACGGCGCCGACCCCGAGCTGTCTGATACCTGGGGCAACACGGCGCTGCTGTACGCGGCTGCTGCAGGCCACGCCCCCGTGCTTCGCTTCCTCGTGCGTGCCTTCAAGCGTCTCGGGCTGCAGCTGGACCGCCCTAACCGTGTGGGCAACTCGGCGCTGGAGGTGGCCAGGCACCTGGGGCACCGGGAATGCATGCTGGCCCTGAGCGGCAAAGGTTCGGAGAGCAGCGAGGAGAGCGGGTCTCCGGCGGGGCAGGAGGAGGTTCCTTGCAATGGCTCTACTCCCCGCTCTCTGGTCCTACGGCGGAGATTTGAATCTATGGACTCCATCGAGGAAGAGGGAGCGACGAATCGGGATAATACCTGTGGCCCCTCGGATTCCCCCGGCTCGGTCTTCTCCGGCGTGCCGATACCTCGGCTCCGCAGGAGGTCCTGGAGCGTGCAGTACGGGAGCCGAGGGCGGGGGTTTCTGACGCCGTTGGCTGCTCCTTCGGCCGGGAGCCCCCTCCGAGTCCTGCTGACCCCCCTGACCTCTCAGCCCGCCAAGGACGCAGCGGTGCTCAACCGCTTCCAGGACGCATTCAACCAGAAGCGGAGCAGCCTGCCCTCGGTGCCCTGCGTCCTGTCACCGCCGCCGACGCCCCCTGCCAAACTGCTACCGGCGGCTCGAAAGAGCAGGAGCCCGCCCGCAGCCTTGGCCATCCTGGGCAGCAAGCTGCTGAGGCGCTTCACCTTCCCCGAGTTCAAGAAGCCCCCTGAGGCTGGCCCGCGAGCCATGGTGCGCTCGGAGACCTTCCCCCTCAGCACGCACCAGCCGCAGGTGGACAGCAAACCGAGCACGGACAGCATCAGCAGCGTCAAGTGCGAATTCGACTTCCAGCTCCAGAGCAGTACTTGA